Proteins encoded by one window of Panicum virgatum strain AP13 chromosome 7N, P.virgatum_v5, whole genome shotgun sequence:
- the LOC120683820 gene encoding thylakoid membrane protein slr0575-like: MAIQAPPHGRPTGATHATVTQRAPMAASLRSLPPVPAAFRRSRASSSPSSSSSSAPKARFVARRSESVSVQQLSRPLALAEYVSLPTSQCSVHKGGLFCPVPLRPWRGEGSRGRRRYAGRRATGRAEEPMSAPAAAPAAQPTGASPGKAVVPDDEFSLAKVSFGVIGLGVGISLLSYGFGSYFNLLPGSEWSALLLTYGFPLTIIGMALKYAELKPVPCTTYADAFAIREKCATPILKQVRSDVTRYRYGDEQHLDEALQRIFQYGLGGGVPRRNAPILQNIREEVTEDGKYSLVLVFEAKALELSDFERRQAKFTSFFGPGIKAEIGKGGDDLYEVRLISETA, translated from the exons ATGGCTATCCAAGCGCCACCTCACGGGCGGCCGACGGGGGCCACGCACGCGACGGTCACACAGCGCGCGCCAATGGCTGCGTCCCTCCGCTCGCTGCCCCCGGTCCCCGCCGCCTtccgccgctcccgcgcctcctcctcgccatcgtcgtcgtcctcgtccgcCCCCAAGGCGCGGTTCGTCGCCCGCCGCTCCGAGTCCGTCTCCGTTCAGCAGCTATCCCGGCCCCTCGCCCTTG CGGAGTACGTGAGCTTGCCGACAAGCCAGTGCTCGGTGCATAAAGGCGGCCTCTTCTGCCCCGTTCCTTTGCGTCCATGGCGTGGGGAGGgcagccgcggccggcggcgatatGCAGGTCGGCGAGCGACCGGACGCGCCGAGGAGCCAATGTCAGctcccgccgcggcgcccgccgcgcagCCGACAGGCGCCTCGCCCGGCAAGGCTGTCGTCCCGGACGACGAGTTCTCCCTCGCCAAG GTGTCCTTCGGTGTCATCGGGCTGGGGGTTGGGATCTCGCTCCTTTC GTACGGATTCGGGTCGTATTTCAACCTGCTTCCCGGCTCGGAGTGGTCAGCTCTGCTGCTAACCTACGGGTTTCCTCTCACAATCATTGGCATGGCCTTGAAG TATGCAGAACTGAAACCAGTGCCCTGCACGACCTACGCTGATGCTTTTGCTATAAGAGAAAAGTGTGCCACCCCTATTCTGAAGCAG GTTAGGAGTGATGTTACACGTTATAGATATGGTGATGAGCAACATCTGGATGAAGCACTACAGAGAATCTTTCAATATGGTTTG GGTGGTGGCGTTCCTAGACGTAATGCACCTATATTACAAAATATTCGAGAAGAA GTAACTGAAGATGGGAAATACAGTTTAGTACTCGTATTTGAAGCCAAAGCATTGGAGCTGTCTGATTTTGAGAGGAGACAG GCAAAATTCACCTCGTTTTTTGGTCCTGGGATTAAGGCGGAAATTG GAAAAGGTGGCGATGATCTATATGAAGTTCGTCTTATCTCGGAGACTGCATAG
- the LOC120683821 gene encoding probable inactive carboxylesterase Os04g0669700 isoform X1, whose protein sequence is MMLLAQPALRGGREDEQNSSFLPGAISSSRRRLPVQMEEERAPAAGAGSGRARRCGFVVWLHGLGDCGRANEFIAEHFSAAAFRDTRWAFPTAPTAAVTCNRGALMPSWFDIHDAPITSKSVRDEEDVLRAVQIVHTMIDREIAAGTNPEDVLVFGLSQGGALSIASVLTYPRTLGGCAVFSGFLPFDSSSFAARVTDDAKKTPVLWIHGDADSLIPIQEGRDGVKFLQGLGMACEFKVYDRLGHTLAPYELEYCERWASENILSEHGEEGLKLKKGGLPGSKFLGGVFSCFSK, encoded by the exons ATGATGCTGTTAGCTCAGCCAGCCTTACGGGGAGGACGAGAAGACGAACAAAACAGCAGCTTCCTCCCTGgcgccatctcctcctcccgccgtcgTCTCCCAGTTCAGATGGAGGAGgagcgcgcgcccgccgccggggccgggaGCGGGAGGGCGCGGCGCTGCGGCTTCGTGGTGTGGCTGCACGGCCTGGGCGACTGCGGCCGCGCCAACGAGTTCATCGCCGAGcacttctccgccgccgccttccgcgaCACCCGCTGGGCCTTCCCTAccgcgcccaccgccgccgtcacATGCAACC GCGGCGCGCTCATGCCCTCGTGGTTCGACATCCACGACGCGCCCATCACTTCG AAATCCGTCAGGGATGAGGAGGATGTGCTGCGAGCTGTCCAGATCGTGCACACCATGATCGACAGGGAAATAGCTGCTGGAACAAACCCGGAAGACGTACTCGTTTTTGGCCTGAGCCAAGGAG GTGCCTTGAGCATAGCAAGCGTGCTGACGTACCCCAGAACACTGGGCGGTTGCGCAGTCTTCAGTGGCTTCCTCCCCTTCGACTCTTCTTCATTCGCAGCGAGAGTAACAGACGACGCAAAGAAG ACACCGGTTTTGTGGATCCATGGGGACGCTGACTCGCTGATCCCGATCCAGGAAGGGCGAGACGGAGTGAAATTCCTGCAGGGGCTCGGCATGGCCTGCGAATTCAAG GTGTACGACAGGCTCGGGCACACGCTGGCGCCGTACGAGCTGGAGTACTGCGAGCGATGGGCGTCAGAGAACATCCTCAGCGAGCACGGAGAAGAAGGCCTGAAGCTGAAGAAGGGTGGTCTTCCGGGGAGCAAGTTCCTGGGCGGAGTGTTCAGCTGCTTCTCCAAATAG
- the LOC120683821 gene encoding probable inactive carboxylesterase Os04g0669700 isoform X2 has product MMLLAQPALRGGREDEQNSSFLPGAISSSRRRLPVQMEEERAPAAGAGSGRARRCGFVVWLHGLGDCGRANEFIAEHFSAAAFRDTRWAFPTAPTAAVTCNRGALMPSWFDIHDAPITSKSVRDEEDVLRAVQIVHTMIDREIAAGTNPEDVLVFGLSQGVFSGFLPFDSSSFAARVTDDAKKTPVLWIHGDADSLIPIQEGRDGVKFLQGLGMACEFKVYDRLGHTLAPYELEYCERWASENILSEHGEEGLKLKKGGLPGSKFLGGVFSCFSK; this is encoded by the exons ATGATGCTGTTAGCTCAGCCAGCCTTACGGGGAGGACGAGAAGACGAACAAAACAGCAGCTTCCTCCCTGgcgccatctcctcctcccgccgtcgTCTCCCAGTTCAGATGGAGGAGgagcgcgcgcccgccgccggggccgggaGCGGGAGGGCGCGGCGCTGCGGCTTCGTGGTGTGGCTGCACGGCCTGGGCGACTGCGGCCGCGCCAACGAGTTCATCGCCGAGcacttctccgccgccgccttccgcgaCACCCGCTGGGCCTTCCCTAccgcgcccaccgccgccgtcacATGCAACC GCGGCGCGCTCATGCCCTCGTGGTTCGACATCCACGACGCGCCCATCACTTCG AAATCCGTCAGGGATGAGGAGGATGTGCTGCGAGCTGTCCAGATCGTGCACACCATGATCGACAGGGAAATAGCTGCTGGAACAAACCCGGAAGACGTACTCGTTTTTGGCCTGAGCCAAGGAG TCTTCAGTGGCTTCCTCCCCTTCGACTCTTCTTCATTCGCAGCGAGAGTAACAGACGACGCAAAGAAG ACACCGGTTTTGTGGATCCATGGGGACGCTGACTCGCTGATCCCGATCCAGGAAGGGCGAGACGGAGTGAAATTCCTGCAGGGGCTCGGCATGGCCTGCGAATTCAAG GTGTACGACAGGCTCGGGCACACGCTGGCGCCGTACGAGCTGGAGTACTGCGAGCGATGGGCGTCAGAGAACATCCTCAGCGAGCACGGAGAAGAAGGCCTGAAGCTGAAGAAGGGTGGTCTTCCGGGGAGCAAGTTCCTGGGCGGAGTGTTCAGCTGCTTCTCCAAATAG
- the LOC120683818 gene encoding oryzain beta chain-like, translating into MALGRGLLAAAAAAAAFLLLLDAASAALDMSIISYNEEHGARGLERTEAEVRAMYDLWLAEHGRAYNALGEHDRRFRVFWDNLRFVDAHNARAADHGYRLGMNQFADLTNDEFRAAYLGARLPARSDRVVGERYRHDGVEALPEAVDWRTEGAVAPVKNQEQCGSCWAFSAVSTVESINKLVTGELITLSEQELVECSTNGGNSGCNGGLMDSAFEFIIKNGGIDTEADYPYKAVDGQCDMNRKNAKVVSIDGYEDVPKNDEKSLQKAVAHQPVSVAIEAGGREFQLYKSGVFSGRCTTNLDHGVVAVGYGTENGKDFWIVRNSWGPKWGEAGYIRMERNIDATSGKCGIAMMASYPTKKGPNPPKPSPTPPTPPPPVAPENVCDENYSCSAGSTCCCAFGFRSVCLVWGCCPIQGATCCKDHASCCPPNYPVCNIRARTCSASKNSPLSVPALKRTLATLNTA; encoded by the exons ATGGCTCTGGGCCGgggcctgctcgccgccgccgccgcggcggcggccttcctcctgctcctcgACGCCGCCTCCGCGGCGCTCGACATGTCCATCATCTCCTACAACGAGGAGCACGGCGCGCGGGGGCTGGAGCGGACGGAGGCCGAGGTGCGGGCGATGTACGACCTCTGGCTCGCCGAGCACGGCCGGGCCTACAACGCGCTCGGCGAGCACGACCGCCGCTTCCGCGTCTTCTGGGACAACCTCCGCTTCGTCGACGCGCACAACGCCCGCGCTGCCGACCACGGGTACCGCCTCGGCATGAACCAGTTCGCCGATCTGACCAACGACGAGTTCCGCGCCGCCTACCTCGGCGCCAGGCTCCCCGCCCGGAGCGACCGCGTGGTCGGGGAGAGGTACCGCCACGACGGCGTCGAGGCGCTGCCGGAGGCCGTCGACTGGAGGACCGAGGGGGCCGTTGCTCCCGTCAAGAACCAGGAACAATGCG GAAGTTGCTGGGCTTTCTCTGCAGTAAGCACAGTTGAAAGCATTAACAAACTTGTTACTGGCGAGCTGATCACATTGTCAGAGCAAGAACTTGTGGAGTGCTCGACCAATGGAGGGAACAGTGGTTGCAATGGTGGCCTTATGGATTCCGCCTTTGAGTTCATCATAAAGAACGGAGGTATTGACACTGAAGCTGACTACCCTTACAAAGCTGTGGATGGCCAATGCGACATGAACAGG AAAAATGCAAAGGTTGTGAGCATCGATGGCTATGAAGATGTGCCGAAAAATGATGAGAAATCACTGCAGAAGGCTGTTGCTCACCAGCCAGTCAGCGTTGCTATTGAGGCTGGTGGCCGCGAGTTCCAGCTCTACAAATCG GGTGTCTTTAGCGGAAGGTGCACCACAAACCTTGACCATGGTGTGGTCGCGGTCGGTTATGGCACCGAGAATGGCAAGGACTTCTGGATCGTCCGCAACTCATGGGGTCCTAAGTGGGGTGAGGCTGGGTACATCCGCATGGAGCGCAACATCGATGCCACCTCTGGGAAGTGTGGAATTGCTATGATGGCATCTTACCCCACGAAGAAGGgacccaatcctcccaagccaTCTCCAACCCCTCCAACACCGCCTCCCCCTGTCGCCCCTGAAAATGTGTGTGACGAGAACTACTCCTGCTCAGCAGGCAGCACCTGCTGCTGTGCTTTCGGCTTCAGGAGTGTGTGCTTGGTCTGGGGTTGCTGCCCGATTCAAGGTGCTACCTGCTGCAAGGATCATGCCAGCTGCTGCCCGCCGAACTACCCTGTGTGCAACATCAGGGCTCGGACTTGCTCAGCG AGCAAGAACAGCCCACTGAGCGTGCCGGCCTTGAAGCGCACCCTCGCGACGCTCAACACCGCCTGA
- the LOC120683823 gene encoding probable carboxylesterase Os04g0669600 isoform X3, with protein MAAAAPPRPGGFVLFLHGSGGSGDESRAEVAPYFAAPELAASVRLSFPTAPTAPIACYGCNLLCCFAFWMLCKARGAVITAWFGVTEVPITAKTVRDEKEVLKAVDYVHALLDEEIASGTSPSDIFVCGLSQGGALAIASVLLYPKTLGGCAVFSGSVPLSKSFADKVSPEARKTLVLWFHGMADGLVLFEAGHAGCAFLEELGMTCEFKSK; from the exons atggcggcggcggcgcctccgcggCCGGGCGGCTTCGTGCTGTTTCTGCACGGCTCCGGCGGGTCGGGCGACGAGAGCCGCGCCGAGGTCGCGCCCTACTTCGccgcgccggagctcgccgcctccGTCCGCCTCTCCTTCCCCACCGCGCCCACGGCCCCCATCGCCTGCTACG GATGCAACCTGCTTTGCTGTTTCGCCTTTTGGATGCTTTGCAAGGCTC GTGGTGCGGTGATCACTGCTTGGTTCGGCGTCACGGAGGTTCCTATAACCGCG AAAACTGTCAGAGATGAGAAAGAAGTCCTTAAAGCTGTTGATTATGTGCATGCATTGTTAGACGAAGAAATAGCTTCCGGAACAAGTCCGTCAGACATATTTGTTTGTGGGTTGAGCCAAGGAG GTGCTCTAGCCATAGCAAGTGTTCTTCTCTACCCAAAAACTTTAGGTGGTTGTGCtgttttcagtggttcagttcCGCTGAGTAAATCATTCGCTGACAAGGTGTCGCCTGAAGCTAGAAAG ACACTGGTATTATGGTTTCATGGAATGGCTGATGGGCTGGTTCTATTTGAAGCGGGGCATGCTGGGTGTGCATTTTTAGAAGAGCTTGGCATGACCTGTGAATTCAAG TCAAAATAA
- the LOC120683819 gene encoding methylthioribose kinase 1-like, whose amino-acid sequence MAAEAEQGFRPLDEASLVTYIKATPALASRLGGGGSVEIKEVGDGNLNFVYIVKSSSGAIVVKQALPYVRCVGDSWPMTRERAYFEASTLREHGRLSPEHTPEVYHFDRAMSLMGMRYIEPPHIILRKGLIAGVEYPLLADHMSNYMAKTLFFTSLLYNNTTDHKKGVAEYCANVEMCRLTEQVVFSDPYRVSKFNRWTSPYLDKDAEAVREDDELKLEIAELKSMFIERAQALIHGDLHTGSIMVTPNSTQVIDPEFGFYGPMGFDIGAFLGNLILAYYAQNGHADQTNDRKAYKKWILKTIEESWNLFQKKFVELWNKHKEGNGEAYLPDVYNNSNLLSLAQKKYMTNLFHDSLGFGSAKMIRRIVGIAHVEDLESIKDASKRAECERAALNCAKTILKGRRQFETIEQVIEHIQSFDRD is encoded by the exons ATggccgcggaggcggagcaggGCTTCCGCCCGCTCGACGAGGCGTCCCTGGTCACCTACATCAAGGCCACGCCCGCGCTCGCCTcccgcctcggcggcggcggctccgtcgAGATCAAGGAGGTCGGCGACGGCAACCTCAACTTCGTCTACATCGTCAAGTCCAGCTCCGGCGCCATCGTCGTCAAGCAG GCGCTCCCGTACGTGCGCTGCGTGGGGGACTCGTGGCCCATGACGCGGGAGCGCGCCTACTTCGAGGCCTCCACGCTGCGGGAGCACGGCCGCCTGAGCCCGGAGCACACCCCCGAGGTCTACCACTTCGACCGGGCCATGTCGCTGATGGGGATGCGCTACATCGAGCCCCCGCACATCATCCTCCGCAAGGGCCTCATCGCCGGCGTCGAGTACCCGCTGCTCGCCGACCACATGTCAAATTACATGGCCAAGACGCTCTTCTTCACTTCCCTCCTCTATAACAACACCACGGATCATAAGAAGGGAG TTGCTGAGTACTGTGCGAATGTGGAGATGTGTAGGCTCACGGAGCAAGTTGTGTTCTCAGACCCATACCGGGTCTCCAAATTTAATCGGTGGACCTCGCCGTATCTTGACAAAGATGCTGAGGCGGTTCGAGAGGACGATGAGCTGAAGTTAGAAATAGCTGAGTTGAAGTCAAT GTTTATCGAGAGAGCTCAGGCTCTGATTCATGGAGATCTCCACACTGGTTCTATCATGGTGACCCCCAATTCAACTCAAGTCATTGATCCAGAGTTTGGGTTCTATGGGCCAATGGGTTTTGACATTGGAGCCTTCCTAGGAAACCTGATTTTGGCATACTATGCACAGAACGGACATGCTGATCAAACAAATGATCGCAAA GCTTACAAGAAATGGATCTTGAAGACAATTGAAGAGTCGTGGAATTTGTTCCAAAAGAAGTTTGTTGAACTATGGAATAAACACAAAGAAGGGAATGGGGAGGCGTACCTACCTGATGTATACAACAACTCAAACCTGTTGAGCCTTGCGCAGAAGAAGTACATGACAAACTTATTTCATGATAGCCTTGGGTTTGGTTCAGCCAAAATGATCAG GAGAATAGTCGGAATTGCCCACGTTGAGGATCTGGAGTCAATTAAGGATGCCAGCAAGAGAGCAGAGTGCGAGCGTGCTGCCCTCAATTGTGCAAAGACGATCCTGAAGGGTAGGCGCCAATTTGAGACCATCGAGCAAGTCATTGAGCATATTCAATCGTTTGATCGGGACTGA
- the LOC120683817 gene encoding uncharacterized protein At4g06744-like, with the protein MLCVRAISPLRSIQSRAPTQRASSPIPTSFHSKSGRACAPLVSVCLAPAAASLPPWKHGMDPISIGVFISSPLYIPASSHRIRQLPLQQQTTPLLPRQMVGASMPVPVSRHAAVVVVLVLAAAHGALCSSSHVELTAGAVERGGNAPSLRAPPANGTGADDGPAPAPAPSGSLEGCGCAPRPAPWQFLNQKLAALWPVIQAFKKTITCDPLGVTATWEGPDLCSSYFNGTKYKGFYCDFPPDANTTLTVASIDFNGFGLCAPSLAGFVDQFPDLALFHANSNNLSGDVPDLTHLPFFYELDLSNNNFSGPFPDAVVPLGGLLFLDLRFNRYAGAVPPPVFALTVEALFLNNNGFDGRIPDSFGSTGAKYLVVANNQFTGPIPRSIYNTSATLSEVLFLNNRLSGCLPYEIGLVEGLAVFDAGGNEIAGPIPLSFGCLRDVEELNLAGNQLYGQVPDVVCLLAKTGKLRNLSLSDNFFHSVGYHCLELVRSRVLDVRRNCILGFPDQRPPLECAAFYADPSKHCPFIPHIPCDLPGYHHPPAKAALPASAAARGHGHPQGGGN; encoded by the coding sequence ATGCTCTGCGTGCGCGCCATCTCACCACTCCGCTCCATTCAATCCCGCGCCCCCACACAAAGAGCTTCTTCTCCGATTCCCACCTCTTTCCACTCCAAAAGCGGCCGCGCTTGTGCTCCACTTGTGTCAGTGTGCCTGGCCCCTGCTGCTGCGTCCCTCCCTCCATGGAAGCATGGCATGGACCCCATCTCGATCGGCGTCTTCATCTCCTCTCCTCTTTATATCCCAGCGTCTTCACACCGTATCCGCCAACTTCCTCTGCAACAACAAACAACACCACTGCTTCCGAGACAAATGGTGGGGGCGTCGATGCCCGTCCCCGTGTCGAGACATGCCGCGGTGGTAGTCGTGCTCGTGCTCGCCGCTGCGCACGGCGCGCTCTGCAGCTCGAGCCATGTCGAGCTCACCGCCGGGGCCGTCGAGCGCGGCGGCAATGCGCCGTCGCTGCGTGCGCCCCCCGCGAACGGCACGGGCGCGGATGATggcccagcgccggcgccggcgccgtcggggTCGCTGGAAGGGTGCGGgtgcgcgccgcggccggcacCGTGGCAGTTCCTGAACCAGAAGCTGGCGGCGCTGTGGCCGGTGATCCAGGCGTTCAAGAAGACGATCACGTGCGACCCGCTGGGCGTGACGGCGACGTGGGAGGGCCCCGACCTCTGCAGCAGCTACTTCAACGGCACCAAGTACAAGGGCTTCTACTGCGACTTCCCGCCGGACGCCAACACCACGCTCACCGTGGCGTCCATCGACTTCAACGGCTTCGGGCTGTGCGCGCCGTCGCTGGCCGGGTTCGTGGACCAGTTCCCGGACCTGGCCCTGTTCCACGCCAACTCCAACAACTTGTCCGGCGACGTCCCGGACCTCACCCACCTGCCCTTCTTCTACGAGCTCGACCTCTCCAACAACAACTTCTCCGGCCCGTTCCCGGACGCCGTGGTGCCCCTCGGCGGGCTCCTCTTCCTGGACCTCCGCTTCAACCGGTACGCCGgcgcggtgccgccgcccgTGTTCGCGCTCACCGTGGAGGCGCTCTTCCTCAACAACAACGGCTTCGACGGGCGCATCCCGGACAGCTTCGGGAGCACGGGTGCCAAGTACCTGGTCGTGGCCAACAACCAGTTCACCGGCCCGATCCCGCGCTCCATCTACAACACGTCGGCGACGCTGTCGGAGGTGCTGTTCCTCAACAACCGGCTGTCGGGGTGCCTCCCCTACGAGATCGGGCTGGTGGAGGGGCTGGCCGTGTTCGACGCCGGCGGCAACGAGATCGCCGGCCCCATCCCGCTGTCGTTCGGGTGCCTGCGCGACGTGGAGGAGCTCAACCTCGCCGGGAACCAGCTGTACGGGCAGGTCCCCGACGTGGTGTGCCTGCTGGCCAAGACGGGGAAGCTGCGGAACCTGTCCCTGTCGGACAACTTCTTCCACTCGGTGGGGTACCACTGCCTGGAGCTGGTGCGCAGCCGGGTCCTGGACGTGCGCCGCAACTGCATCCTGGGCTTCCCCGACCAGCGGCCGCCGCTCGAGTGCGCCGCCTTCTACGCCGACCCGTCCAAGCACTGCCCCTTCATCCCGCACATCCCCTGCGACCTGCCCGGCTACCACCATCCGCCTGCCAAGGCCGCGCTGCCGGCctcagcggcggcgcgtggccatGGCCATCCCCAAGGTGGTGGAAACTGA
- the LOC120683825 gene encoding reticulon-like protein B11 — MATHPRSLHARLGGGAVADVLLWRRRNASAAAVVGATAVWFVFERAGYSLPSVLANALLLLVAILFFWAKSASLLNRPLPPLPNLEVSDVVVEKAADRALVWINRVLAVGHDIAIKRDRKTFIRVILILWVVSYVGMLFNFLTLIYIGVMLSLLVPPLYEKYQDHVDEKLGVAHSVLSRHIDTIITRAGQAKQKKTE, encoded by the exons ATGGCCACCCACCCGCGATCTCTCCACgcccggctcggcggcggcgcag TCGCCGACGTGCTGCTGTGGCGGCGGAGGaacgcctcggcggcggccgtggtgggCGCCACGGCGGTCTGGTTCGTCTTCGAGCGCGCGGGCTACAGCCTCCCCTCGGTCCTGGCCAAcgccctgctcctcctcgtcgccatcctcttcttctgggccaaGTCCGCGTCGCTGCTCAACAG GCCTCTTCCACCTCTTCCTAATCTAGAGGTTTCAGATGTGGTTGTTGAGAAAGCTGCAGATCGTGCTCTTGTATGGATCAATAGAGTGCTTGCTGTTGGCCATGATATTGCCATCAAGAGAGATAGGAAAACTTTTATAAGG GTGATATTAATACTCTGGGTGGTTTCGTATGTTGGAATGCTCTTCAACTTCCTTACGCTCATTTACATTG GGGTAATGCTTTCTCTGTTGGTTCCACCACTGTATGAGAAGTACCAGGATCATGTTGATGAAAAGCTCGGTGTAGCACACAGTGTACTATCAAGGCACATAGATACCATCATTACCAGGGCGGGGCAAGCCAAGCAGAAGAAAACTGAGTAA